Proteins encoded within one genomic window of Callithrix jacchus isolate 240 chromosome 11, calJac240_pri, whole genome shotgun sequence:
- the C11H7orf78 gene encoding putative uncharacterized protein C7orf78 homolog, protein MIPPCENACHIMYHESQRGTRDRNIAKRLQYSSRQDLNSKWKKSVLQPPQCKTKVNVWEIKPPDFSYKLYTSLGIPERPSQLFKEEKRRNKSSFPEIMLHLPSIRNHPKKAIAPKFITTFPRLDSQKAKLMFVKSGQYPKGVYVSPKPHDFRQYQPGLPEFKTTYEKDPFGLKFKSQSLSTVNGCHLLKDDKQKNTTEKFITHKGCECTWDSKLILTKAPWPVRSASYTRHRRLRDAYSAFMDRVEEKFTKICKSRCWCPEEK, encoded by the exons ATG ATTCCACCATGTGAAAACGCCTGCCACATAATGTATCATGAGTCTCAGAGAGGCACAAGAGATAGGAATATTGCAAAGAGGCTGCAATATTCTTCACGACAGGATCTCAActccaaatggaaaaaaagtgtTCTGCAACCTCCACAATGTAAAACGAAAGTTAATGTATGGGAAATAAAGCCACCTGATTTTAGCTACAAACTGTATACCTCTTTGGGAATTCCAGAAAGACCATCCCAActctttaaggaagaaaaaaggagaaacaaaagcaGTTTTCCAGAAATAATGCTTCACTTGCCTAGCATAAGGAATCATCCTAAGAAGGCCATAGCTCCTAAATTTATAACTACATTTCCACGTCTGGATTCACAGAAAGCAAAGTTAATGTTTGTGAAGAGTGGACAATATCCAAAGGGTGTATATGTCAGTCCCAAACCACATGACTTTCGACAG TACCAACCTGGTTTACCTGAGTTTAAGACAACTTATGAAAAAGACCCCTTTGGATTAAAATTTAAGTCACAATCCTTAAGTACAG TAAATGGATGCCATTTACTTAAAGACGATAAACAGAAGAACACTACAGAAAAATTTATCACCCACAAGGGTTGTGAATGCACCTGGGATTCAAAACTAATTTTGACGAAAGCCCCATGGCCTGTTAGATCTGCTTCATATACG AGACACAGAAGGCTGCGTGATGCATACAGTGCATTTATGGATCGTGTGGAAGAAAAGTTTACAAAGATATGCAAGAGCAG GTGTTGGTGTCCagaggagaaatga